The following coding sequences lie in one Megalodesulfovibrio gigas DSM 1382 = ATCC 19364 genomic window:
- a CDS encoding sigma-54 interaction domain-containing protein has protein sequence MSFSAGTMIGNCQGLRDLFKVIAKVAPTDSTVLVTGESGTGKELLVRALHSNSLRKDKPFVPINCGAIPKELLESELFGHEKGAFTHAIRSRPGRFELADGGTIFLDEIGEMELSLQVKILRVLQEKEFERVGGAGAKKVDVRIVAATNRDLEEEVRTGRFREDLFYRLNVIPLHLPPLRDRGNDVLLLAESFLRRFCDKKNRALLTLTPKARELLLGYSWPGNVRELENFMERLSILCDNDAVTVDDLPEKILREVGMDPPKRTAEAAPAGFVWPMIKDLRDNNMGLKDFLDIVEERLLREALDMSSGVKNQAAEILGIKRTTLIEKLKKRQWEE, from the coding sequence GTGAGCTTCAGCGCCGGAACCATGATCGGCAATTGCCAAGGCTTGCGCGACCTCTTCAAGGTCATTGCCAAGGTGGCTCCCACGGACTCCACCGTGCTGGTGACCGGCGAATCCGGCACGGGCAAGGAACTGCTGGTGCGCGCCCTGCACAGCAATTCCCTGCGCAAGGACAAACCCTTTGTGCCCATCAACTGCGGGGCCATCCCCAAGGAGTTGCTGGAGTCAGAACTGTTCGGTCACGAGAAAGGCGCCTTCACCCACGCCATCCGCTCGCGGCCTGGCCGCTTTGAGCTGGCCGACGGTGGCACCATCTTTCTTGACGAAATTGGAGAAATGGAGCTTTCCCTGCAGGTGAAAATCCTGCGGGTGCTGCAGGAAAAGGAATTCGAGCGAGTGGGCGGCGCAGGGGCCAAGAAGGTGGATGTGCGCATCGTGGCGGCCACCAACCGCGATCTGGAAGAAGAAGTCCGCACCGGCCGGTTTCGCGAGGATTTGTTCTACCGGCTCAATGTCATCCCGTTGCATCTGCCCCCGCTGCGTGATCGCGGCAACGACGTGCTGCTGCTGGCCGAGAGCTTTCTGCGCCGGTTCTGCGATAAAAAAAACCGCGCGCTGCTGACGCTGACGCCCAAGGCCCGGGAACTGCTGCTCGGCTATTCCTGGCCAGGCAATGTGCGCGAGCTGGAAAATTTCATGGAGCGGCTCTCCATCCTGTGCGACAACGACGCCGTGACCGTGGACGATCTGCCGGAGAAAATCCTGCGCGAGGTGGGGATGGACCCGCCCAAACGCACGGCAGAGGCCGCCCCGGCGGGCTTTGTGTGGCCCATGATCAAGGACCTTCGAGACAACAACATGGGTCTTAAGGATTTTTTGGATATCGTGGAAGAGCGGCTGTTGCGGGAAGCCCTGGACATGAGCAGCGGCGTCAAGAATCAGGCAGCGGAAATTCTGGGCATCAAGCGCACCACTCTGATTGAGAAACTCAAGAAGCGGCAGTGGGAGGAGTAG
- a CDS encoding tetratricopeptide repeat protein: protein MNARHQVLVGARMLPARPPAPPRLPPGLLLAVLVLAATLMGAASPLSAATLAIRQAQNHEQLTITLDEAPSLYNLLRDSRTSLTLALPPDYWKKHPRPATLQPRRGKLLRRVEPTPQGLRIELVSPAFGFIHQLDGKTLTVDVFADPLGARWEPAPQPAANATPPAFTEQPTADAPPVTAKANATASTSAAANATANATAAPRPRATPPSISGPIVSGPITPSPLTPGANASGANLTGPTISGPITPRTAVSAPAAAGPNASASTASGPSPSGAIISGPITPRPAEPGAPAPVPALSRPWNLRAPVLLRELGDPMPGGRSVQAAAPAQPPAPTAPPTPAAPPIAPPAAAPPTAPPAAALPPAPLPVLPPLPAIPPLAQNATPSPVLAQNATPAGNASLALAPDPAPDAATNASSALVESTRTGRSRDPNEGWILTADEALKALEPREPAPGEEQNASKPYVPDFDAVINSARAAMVNGDHDDAIAIFDALRVHPKLPKRLVEEVLYSLADAHFIKAKEDYRTHYDTLTSLLIAAMNQNPRSPRTPEALLKLGLINLRVGNAPEADAYFAMLLREFPNDPSVPLVYYYQGKNFFDQGKFQEAADKFQYVVQQFPDSRHVREAAVGLAEALYKLGYDTQALQIVDYIDKRWPRFYVEYPPILKLGGEVAARNQAWERARANYWTYYNLSPDGDDADITLARIGDVYLGQNSTAAAREIYQQCAARYPGKDGALISLMRLAENGVHDTPSVEEMFTVFDRPFSTQPADIYQRILSEHPESSLAPLARLKLAMWRLFNTREREALADVETFLKDYPQHELTPQAMEVAGQAFQAVIANHVGQENYPGIVVLCNEHPMIAEKLDRLPPTTQTAMALAFWKTGQPARALSILEPLLARPGMPEESEMALQLATTIHLENRAWDKIVALHELVQDWELSPKIKDEFDYALALAYENLQSPDKSQAIWEELADKKDLGVNRIAYTKYFLAIEARKRENLKAAYEHGMDALSYFLESGEDPGKVMDLLHLLMDVSDVAGRPRDALKWAIEFGNRLDPADTRWPAMRYRTAQLYKKVQDEGQWRAILEELASQLPNSPFGRMAAMDLKGAQLEEGVSQYTPPPPL from the coding sequence ATGAACGCTCGCCATCAGGTTCTGGTCGGGGCACGGATGCTCCCTGCCCGGCCGCCAGCCCCGCCACGGCTGCCCCCGGGGCTTTTGCTCGCCGTTTTGGTGCTTGCGGCCACGCTCATGGGAGCTGCATCGCCGCTGTCGGCGGCCACCCTCGCCATCAGACAGGCGCAGAATCATGAACAGCTGACCATCACCCTGGACGAAGCGCCTTCCCTGTACAATCTGTTGCGCGATTCGCGCACGTCCCTGACCCTCGCCCTGCCTCCGGACTACTGGAAAAAACACCCCCGACCGGCAACCTTGCAGCCGCGGCGGGGCAAATTGTTGCGCCGTGTGGAGCCCACGCCGCAAGGGCTGCGCATTGAGCTGGTCTCGCCGGCCTTCGGCTTCATCCACCAGCTCGATGGCAAGACCTTGACGGTGGATGTGTTCGCCGATCCCCTGGGCGCCAGATGGGAGCCCGCGCCGCAGCCCGCAGCCAATGCCACGCCGCCGGCGTTCACGGAGCAGCCCACGGCGGACGCCCCGCCTGTGACTGCCAAGGCCAATGCCACGGCCAGCACCAGCGCCGCGGCCAACGCCACGGCCAATGCCACGGCCGCACCCAGGCCCCGGGCAACGCCACCGTCCATCTCCGGTCCGATTGTCTCCGGCCCCATCACGCCGAGCCCCCTCACGCCAGGCGCGAACGCGTCCGGCGCAAACCTCACGGGGCCGACCATTTCCGGACCCATCACCCCCAGAACGGCAGTCTCCGCGCCTGCCGCGGCGGGGCCGAACGCTTCCGCGTCAACCGCTTCCGGGCCGAGCCCCTCCGGGGCCATCATCTCCGGGCCCATTACCCCCAGGCCGGCCGAGCCCGGCGCCCCTGCGCCCGTGCCGGCATTGTCCCGGCCATGGAATCTCCGGGCCCCGGTGCTGCTGCGCGAACTGGGCGATCCCATGCCCGGCGGCCGCAGTGTCCAGGCCGCTGCCCCTGCGCAGCCACCTGCGCCGACTGCACCTCCGACGCCTGCCGCACCCCCAATTGCGCCCCCAGCCGCTGCGCCCCCAACTGCGCCCCCAGCCGCTGCGCTGCCGCCTGCACCGTTGCCGGTGTTGCCACCGCTGCCCGCGATCCCTCCCCTGGCGCAAAACGCCACGCCATCGCCTGTGCTGGCGCAGAACGCCACGCCGGCAGGAAACGCCAGTCTGGCCCTTGCGCCAGACCCCGCCCCCGACGCCGCGACGAATGCCAGCAGCGCCCTGGTGGAGAGCACCCGCACCGGCAGATCCCGGGACCCCAACGAAGGCTGGATCCTCACGGCCGACGAGGCCCTCAAGGCCCTGGAGCCGCGGGAACCCGCCCCCGGCGAAGAGCAAAACGCCTCCAAGCCGTACGTGCCGGACTTCGATGCCGTCATCAACAGCGCCCGCGCTGCCATGGTCAACGGCGACCATGACGACGCCATCGCCATTTTCGACGCCTTGCGGGTGCATCCAAAATTACCCAAACGGCTTGTGGAAGAGGTGCTCTATTCCCTGGCAGACGCCCATTTCATCAAGGCCAAGGAAGACTATCGCACCCATTACGATACGTTGACCTCCCTGCTCATCGCGGCCATGAACCAGAATCCCCGATCGCCGCGCACCCCCGAAGCCCTGCTCAAGCTGGGGCTCATCAACCTGCGCGTGGGCAACGCCCCCGAGGCAGACGCCTATTTCGCCATGCTGCTGCGGGAATTCCCCAACGATCCCAGCGTGCCCCTGGTCTATTATTACCAGGGCAAGAACTTCTTTGACCAAGGCAAGTTCCAGGAAGCCGCAGACAAGTTCCAATACGTGGTCCAGCAGTTCCCGGATTCCCGCCACGTGCGCGAGGCCGCCGTGGGGCTGGCAGAAGCCCTGTACAAACTCGGCTACGATACCCAGGCCCTGCAGATTGTGGACTACATCGACAAACGCTGGCCCCGGTTCTACGTGGAATATCCGCCCATCCTCAAGCTCGGCGGCGAGGTGGCCGCCCGCAATCAGGCCTGGGAACGCGCCCGCGCCAACTATTGGACCTACTACAACCTGAGTCCCGACGGCGACGATGCCGACATCACCCTCGCCCGCATCGGCGATGTGTATCTGGGCCAGAACAGCACCGCCGCCGCCCGCGAAATCTACCAGCAATGCGCCGCCCGCTATCCCGGCAAGGATGGCGCCCTCATCTCCCTCATGCGGCTGGCGGAAAACGGCGTGCACGACACGCCCTCGGTGGAAGAGATGTTTACCGTGTTCGACCGGCCCTTCTCCACCCAGCCGGCGGACATCTATCAACGCATCCTCAGCGAGCACCCGGAATCCAGCCTGGCGCCCCTGGCCCGGCTCAAGCTGGCCATGTGGCGGCTGTTCAACACCCGGGAGCGCGAAGCCCTGGCCGATGTGGAAACCTTCCTCAAGGACTACCCGCAGCACGAGCTTACCCCGCAGGCCATGGAAGTGGCCGGGCAGGCCTTCCAGGCCGTCATTGCCAACCACGTGGGCCAGGAGAACTACCCGGGCATCGTGGTCCTGTGCAACGAGCATCCGATGATCGCGGAAAAGCTGGACCGCCTGCCCCCCACCACGCAGACGGCCATGGCCCTGGCTTTCTGGAAGACCGGCCAGCCCGCCCGGGCCTTGTCCATCCTGGAACCGCTCCTGGCGCGGCCCGGCATGCCCGAGGAAAGCGAAATGGCCCTGCAGCTGGCCACCACCATCCACCTGGAAAACCGGGCCTGGGACAAGATCGTCGCCCTGCATGAACTCGTCCAGGACTGGGAGCTTTCCCCCAAGATCAAGGACGAGTTCGACTACGCCCTGGCCCTGGCCTACGAGAATCTCCAGTCGCCGGACAAAAGCCAGGCCATCTGGGAAGAGCTGGCGGACAAGAAAGACCTGGGCGTGAATCGCATCGCCTACACAAAATACTTCCTGGCCATCGAGGCCCGCAAGCGCGAGAACCTGAAGGCCGCCTACGAGCACGGCATGGACGCCCTCTCCTACTTCCTGGAAAGCGGCGAAGACCCCGGCAAGGTGATGGACCTGCTGCACCTGCTCATGGACGTGTCCGACGTGGCCGGCCGGCCCAGGGATGCCTTGAAGTGGGCCATCGAATTCGGCAACCGCCTGGATCCCGCCGACACCCGCTGGCCGGCCATGCGCTACCGCACGGCCCAGCTGTACAAGAAGGTGCAGGATGAAGGACAGTGGCGGGCCATTCTGGAAGAGCTGGCCTCCCAACTGCCAAACTCGCCCTTCGGCCGCATGGCAGCCATGGATCTCAAAGGCGCGCAGCTGGAAGAGGGTGTGAGCCAGTACACGCCGCCCCCGCCGCTGTAG
- the amrB gene encoding AmmeMemoRadiSam system protein B: protein MSTPTAAPLHRTPVVAGRFYELSPDRLRQDVQTRLALGQALRETGQALPGRTLLAMVPHAGFVYSGDVAGKTIGAAALADTLLLLGPNHTGQGAALALWPDGSWRIPTGDVPVDAPLAQALLHAAPRLTPDATAHRGEHSLEVLLPFLLQANPACRIVPVAVAEPALGPLLAVAHAMAGVLRAWPEPVSIVVSSDMSHYLPQDLAAAQDRKALDRVLALDPEGLHATVRRERISMCGVLPMTLGLAIARELDAAPPVLVEYTTSGQVSGDYAQVVGYAGVLVQTA from the coding sequence ATGTCCACCCCCACCGCAGCGCCCCTGCATCGCACTCCCGTCGTCGCCGGCAGATTCTATGAGCTTTCCCCAGACCGTCTGCGCCAGGATGTGCAGACCCGGCTCGCCCTCGGGCAGGCCCTGCGCGAAACCGGGCAGGCCCTGCCCGGACGCACCCTGCTGGCCATGGTGCCCCATGCCGGCTTTGTCTACTCCGGCGACGTGGCCGGCAAGACCATCGGCGCCGCCGCCCTGGCAGACACCCTGCTGCTCCTGGGGCCCAACCACACCGGCCAGGGCGCGGCACTGGCCCTCTGGCCCGACGGCAGCTGGCGCATTCCCACCGGCGACGTGCCCGTGGATGCGCCCCTGGCCCAGGCCCTGCTGCATGCAGCCCCCCGCCTGACGCCGGACGCCACCGCCCACCGCGGCGAACATTCCCTGGAAGTGCTGCTGCCGTTCCTGCTGCAGGCCAATCCTGCCTGCCGCATTGTGCCCGTGGCCGTGGCTGAACCCGCCCTGGGGCCGCTGCTGGCCGTGGCGCATGCCATGGCCGGCGTGCTGCGCGCGTGGCCGGAGCCGGTGAGCATTGTTGTCAGTTCCGACATGAGCCACTACCTGCCCCAGGACCTCGCCGCCGCCCAGGATCGCAAGGCCCTGGACCGGGTGCTGGCCCTGGATCCCGAAGGCCTGCATGCCACGGTGCGGCGCGAGCGCATCAGCATGTGCGGGGTGCTGCCCATGACCCTGGGCCTGGCAATCGCCCGGGAGCTGGACGCCGCGCCGCCGGTGCTGGTGGAGTACACCACCTCCGGCCAGGTGAGCGGCGACTACGCACAAGTGGTGGGCTACGCCGGCGTCCTGGTGCAGACCGCCTGA
- a CDS encoding D-sedoheptulose 7-phosphate isomerase: MSEKALSLVLTHGQDGAMLRADFFHGHAQLVVDISRHIALRLAEGGKILLCGNGGSAADAQHLAAEWVNRYQMERPPLPALALTTDTSILTAIGNDYGYELVFKKQVQALAGAGDVLLAFSTSGNSANVIHALKAARDKRCLTVGFSGESGGEMAPLCDYLVAVPSNITALIQEVHIAVGHCLCRLVDYFLFEAVLELEPYLSSNAPRP; encoded by the coding sequence ATGTCCGAAAAAGCCCTTTCCCTTGTTCTCACCCATGGCCAGGACGGCGCCATGCTGCGCGCCGACTTCTTCCACGGCCACGCCCAGTTGGTGGTGGATATTTCCCGGCATATCGCCCTGCGCCTTGCCGAAGGCGGCAAGATCCTGCTCTGCGGCAACGGTGGCAGCGCGGCGGACGCCCAGCATCTGGCCGCCGAATGGGTGAACCGCTATCAGATGGAACGGCCGCCCCTGCCTGCCCTGGCCCTGACCACGGATACGTCCATCCTCACGGCCATCGGCAACGACTACGGCTACGAACTCGTCTTCAAAAAGCAGGTCCAGGCCCTGGCCGGCGCCGGGGATGTGCTGCTGGCCTTCTCCACCTCGGGCAACAGCGCCAACGTGATCCACGCCCTCAAGGCCGCCCGGGACAAGCGCTGCCTCACCGTGGGATTTTCCGGCGAAAGCGGCGGGGAGATGGCCCCCCTGTGCGATTATCTGGTGGCCGTGCCGTCCAACATCACTGCCCTCATCCAGGAAGTGCACATCGCCGTGGGCCATTGCCTGTGCCGGCTGGTGGATTATTTTCTGTTCGAAGCCGTGCTGGAGCTGGAACCGTACCTGTCCAGCAACGCCCCCCGGCCGTAA
- a CDS encoding FmdB family zinc ribbon protein, whose translation MPIFEYRCGQCGREFEELVFKDDAAVPCPKCGSTETEKLMSCCRFKTGPSPFPYKDQAIPAPAAGPSSRSACASCSGGSCATCK comes from the coding sequence ATGCCGATTTTTGAATACCGTTGCGGCCAGTGCGGCCGTGAATTCGAGGAACTGGTTTTCAAGGACGATGCCGCCGTGCCCTGCCCCAAGTGCGGCAGCACCGAGACGGAAAAGCTCATGAGCTGCTGCCGGTTCAAGACCGGGCCGAGCCCCTTCCCGTACAAGGACCAGGCCATCCCGGCGCCCGCAGCCGGCCCCTCCTCGCGCAGCGCCTGCGCAAGCTGCAGCGGCGGCAGCTGCGCCACCTGCAAGTAG
- the hemC gene encoding hydroxymethylbilane synthase, whose translation MQRLVIATRGSKLALWQANHIKSQLELRHGNAVAVELLILKTKGDKILDVPLAKVGGKGLFVKEIEDALLDGRADLAVHSMKDVPVELPEGLVLGIVPPRELVTDCLLSVHWPTLESLPLGAVVGTSSLRRQCQLRALRPDLQLEHLRGNVDTRLNKLLAGEFAAIVMATAGMRRLGLKAPHMQELGPPHFLPAVGQGALGIEYCQDRADLLEYLGFMDHPPTRITVEAERGFLTGLNGGCQVPIAAHGVLDGKTVRLEGLVADPDTGETIRRSTEGPAHQAFALGLALADTVLAAGGKVILDRVYAAGHARA comes from the coding sequence ATGCAACGACTCGTCATCGCCACCCGCGGCTCCAAGCTCGCCCTCTGGCAGGCCAACCACATCAAGTCCCAGCTGGAACTGCGCCACGGCAACGCCGTGGCCGTGGAACTGCTGATCCTCAAGACCAAGGGCGACAAGATTCTGGATGTCCCCCTGGCCAAGGTGGGCGGCAAGGGCCTGTTCGTCAAGGAAATCGAAGATGCCCTGCTGGATGGCCGGGCCGATCTGGCCGTGCACTCCATGAAAGACGTGCCCGTGGAGCTGCCCGAAGGGCTGGTGCTGGGCATTGTGCCGCCGCGGGAGCTGGTGACGGACTGCCTGCTCAGCGTGCACTGGCCCACCCTGGAAAGCCTGCCCCTGGGTGCGGTGGTGGGCACCTCCAGCCTGCGCCGGCAGTGCCAGCTCAGGGCCCTGCGGCCGGATCTGCAGCTGGAGCACCTGCGCGGCAATGTGGACACCCGCCTGAACAAGCTCCTGGCCGGGGAGTTCGCCGCCATTGTCATGGCCACGGCCGGCATGCGCCGCCTGGGCCTCAAGGCCCCGCACATGCAGGAGCTGGGGCCCCCGCACTTCCTCCCCGCCGTGGGCCAGGGGGCGTTGGGGATCGAATACTGTCAGGATCGCGCCGATCTGCTGGAATATCTTGGATTCATGGATCACCCCCCCACGCGCATCACCGTGGAGGCCGAACGCGGCTTCCTCACCGGGCTCAACGGCGGCTGCCAGGTGCCCATTGCCGCCCATGGCGTGCTGGACGGCAAAACCGTGCGCCTTGAAGGTCTGGTGGCCGATCCGGACACCGGCGAAACCATCCGCCGCAGCACCGAAGGCCCGGCGCATCAGGCCTTCGCCCTGGGCCTGGCCCTGGCCGACACCGTGCTCGCCGCCGGCGGCAAGGTCATCCTGGACCGCGTCTACGCCGCCGGCCACGCCAGAGCCTAG
- a CDS encoding Cif family virulence factor: MALAACLMAMCLAAAVLAGCAEKHASGPDAIAEPGPSGPSGLSGLSGLSAPSGGPINARTIHQEVRQAIAALVQAKNARDVRGILACYDVEARVMTWVPDQERDVLAPLAVFRDLLPGKVQGWAEHDRRHELLAVEEPTLHGREIWCVYTVRITEGQGEGAGQVQARFTTRLVHQAGRWLVVEERYSKVE, encoded by the coding sequence ATGGCCTTGGCGGCGTGCCTGATGGCGATGTGCCTGGCCGCGGCGGTGCTGGCCGGCTGTGCCGAGAAGCACGCGTCCGGACCGGATGCGATTGCCGAGCCCGGCCCGTCTGGCCCGTCTGGCCTGTCTGGCCTGTCTGGCCTGTCTGCCCCGTCCGGGGGGCCGATCAACGCCCGTACCATCCACCAGGAGGTGCGGCAGGCCATTGCAGCGTTGGTTCAGGCCAAAAACGCCCGGGACGTGCGGGGCATCCTGGCCTGCTACGATGTTGAGGCCCGGGTGATGACCTGGGTTCCTGATCAGGAGCGCGACGTGCTGGCGCCCCTGGCGGTGTTCCGGGATTTGCTGCCCGGCAAGGTCCAGGGCTGGGCCGAACACGACAGGCGGCACGAGTTGCTGGCGGTGGAAGAGCCCACGCTGCACGGCAGGGAGATCTGGTGTGTCTATACCGTGCGGATAACCGAAGGCCAGGGGGAAGGGGCAGGGCAGGTGCAGGCGCGGTTCACCACGCGGCTGGTGCATCAGGCCGGCCGCTGGCTGGTGGTGGAAGAGCGCTACAGCAAGGTGGAATGA
- a CDS encoding HAMP domain-containing methyl-accepting chemotaxis protein, translating to MRKRMTSRLSFRLISSYAIIILSLAVVGFTGYYAAKAISGDLGALYARFLPGIITLLEADRDLHQLLVAERSMVFSDAGTKTFESLVKAYETNLQQARDRFNKFKTLAETPEEKAIIDRFEKDFAIWKETSKRVMEACRQGSSTDRLMAEELSIGEANRQFEIMREAINELTELSLKYAELREIDSRTIYTKSIILIAVLSGVMILFGSFMAWFIIRGINRSLGGEPDDIAGIARRVAIGDLSLRFNDQAPEGSVYATMRDMVDASKKVEGIVSKLAEGDLNVEAVARSDQDAMIHSLRKLVEAERGIVTLAQGLAIGRIDQTIQPRSEKDALILALAGLVEAEKRVATIAQELSQGNLHVSVVKRDAQDTLMQSLGEMVNRLADVLREVKGGAENVAAGSQEMSASSQQLSQGATEQAASVEECSASMNEMSASISQNADNATQTESIALKAAQDARESGQAVCQTVAAMKEIVSKISIIEEIARQTDLLALNAAIEAARAGDAGRGFAVVASEVRKLAERSQVAAAQITELAANSTGVAEKAGVLLDKLVPDIQKTAGLVQEIAAACQEQNMGARQVAVALEQLDQVTQQNTTAAEEFASTAEEMSAQAVQLQQGIAFFFVEDQDQLAVKSGPAPRSLPAGKGQRPDSRADSKNKGAAKKIVLDLSDNDPTDDAFERY from the coding sequence ATGCGCAAGAGAATGACAAGCCGCCTGAGCTTCAGACTCATTTCCAGCTATGCGATCATCATCTTGTCCCTGGCCGTCGTCGGGTTCACGGGCTACTACGCGGCAAAGGCCATCAGTGGCGACCTTGGCGCGCTCTATGCCCGCTTCCTGCCTGGCATCATCACCCTCCTCGAAGCAGACCGTGACCTGCACCAGTTGCTGGTGGCCGAGCGGTCCATGGTGTTTTCCGACGCGGGCACCAAGACCTTTGAATCCCTCGTGAAGGCATACGAGACGAACCTGCAGCAGGCACGGGATCGGTTCAACAAATTCAAGACCCTGGCCGAGACGCCAGAGGAAAAGGCCATCATCGACCGGTTCGAAAAGGACTTCGCCATCTGGAAGGAGACCTCCAAACGGGTCATGGAGGCATGCAGGCAAGGCAGCTCCACGGACCGTCTGATGGCGGAGGAGCTGAGCATCGGCGAGGCCAACCGCCAGTTTGAGATCATGCGGGAAGCCATCAACGAGCTGACGGAGCTCAGCCTGAAATACGCCGAGTTGCGGGAAATCGACTCGCGGACCATCTACACGAAATCCATCATCTTGATTGCCGTCCTCTCCGGGGTCATGATCCTGTTCGGGTCCTTCATGGCATGGTTCATCATCCGGGGCATCAACCGCAGCCTGGGCGGCGAGCCGGACGACATCGCCGGCATTGCCCGGCGGGTGGCCATCGGCGATCTTTCCCTGCGGTTCAACGATCAGGCCCCTGAAGGCAGCGTGTATGCGACCATGCGCGATATGGTGGACGCCTCCAAAAAAGTGGAAGGCATCGTCAGCAAGCTGGCGGAAGGCGACCTGAATGTCGAGGCTGTCGCCCGGTCGGACCAGGACGCCATGATCCATTCCCTGCGCAAGCTGGTGGAGGCGGAACGCGGCATCGTGACGCTGGCCCAGGGTCTTGCCATCGGCAGGATCGATCAGACCATTCAGCCCCGCTCGGAAAAGGATGCCTTGATCCTGGCGCTCGCGGGTCTGGTGGAAGCGGAAAAACGCGTGGCGACCATCGCCCAGGAATTGAGCCAGGGCAATCTGCATGTGTCTGTGGTGAAGCGCGATGCCCAGGATACGCTCATGCAGTCCCTGGGTGAAATGGTGAACCGGCTTGCCGATGTGCTCCGGGAAGTCAAGGGCGGTGCGGAAAACGTGGCCGCAGGCAGCCAGGAGATGAGCGCCTCTTCGCAGCAGTTGTCCCAGGGCGCCACGGAGCAGGCAGCCTCGGTGGAGGAATGTTCCGCCTCCATGAACGAGATGAGCGCCTCCATTTCCCAGAACGCGGACAATGCCACCCAGACGGAATCCATCGCCCTCAAGGCCGCCCAGGATGCCCGGGAATCCGGCCAGGCCGTGTGCCAGACCGTGGCGGCGATGAAGGAAATCGTCAGCAAAATCTCCATCATCGAAGAAATCGCCCGACAGACGGACCTGCTGGCCCTCAATGCCGCCATCGAGGCGGCCCGGGCCGGCGACGCCGGCCGCGGCTTTGCCGTGGTGGCCTCGGAAGTGCGCAAGCTGGCGGAGCGCAGCCAGGTGGCAGCCGCCCAGATTACCGAACTGGCCGCGAACAGCACGGGCGTTGCGGAAAAAGCCGGCGTGCTGCTGGACAAGCTGGTGCCGGACATCCAGAAAACCGCCGGTCTGGTGCAGGAAATCGCCGCGGCATGCCAGGAGCAGAACATGGGCGCCCGGCAGGTGGCCGTTGCCCTGGAGCAGCTGGATCAGGTGACCCAGCAGAACACCACCGCCGCGGAAGAATTCGCCTCCACCGCCGAGGAAATGAGCGCCCAGGCCGTGCAGTTGCAGCAGGGCATCGCCTTCTTCTTTGTGGAAGACCAGGACCAGCTTGCCGTGAAGAGCGGCCCTGCGCCCAGGAGCCTGCCGGCGGGCAAGGGGCAGCGCCCCGACTCCAGGGCAGATTCCAAAAACAAGGGCGCCGCCAAGAAAATCGTGCTGGACCTGAGCGACAACGACCCCACGGACGACGCGTTCGAACGTTACTGA
- a CDS encoding chemotaxis protein CheW yields MSVVATSKYLAFTLGGELFAVDITSAREILDFCEITRIPHMPSFIRGVVNLRGNAVTVVDLKQQFGMGRTERTILTRIIILELPQDKHPLLIGVLADSVKEVLELEESQIEPPPLMGAQVRSDFLKGVARHKGGFLLLLDEHKVFAPEELERVRLAAPPAPR; encoded by the coding sequence ATGAGCGTCGTCGCCACGAGCAAATACCTCGCCTTCACCCTCGGTGGTGAACTCTTTGCGGTGGATATCACCAGTGCGCGGGAAATTCTTGATTTTTGCGAAATCACCCGCATTCCGCACATGCCGTCCTTCATCCGGGGCGTGGTCAACCTGCGGGGCAACGCCGTCACCGTGGTGGATCTCAAGCAGCAGTTCGGCATGGGCCGCACGGAGCGCACCATTCTCACGCGCATCATCATTCTGGAGCTGCCCCAGGACAAGCACCCGCTGCTCATCGGCGTCCTGGCGGATTCGGTGAAGGAAGTGCTGGAGCTGGAGGAAAGCCAGATCGAGCCGCCACCGCTCATGGGGGCACAGGTGCGCAGCGACTTCCTGAAAGGGGTGGCCCGGCACAAAGGCGGCTTCCTGCTGCTGCTGGACGAGCACAAGGTGTTTGCGCCCGAGGAGCTGGAGCGCGTCCGCCTCGCCGCGCCGCCCGCACCACGTTGA
- a CDS encoding STAS domain-containing protein — MDIVFPKRCIVEHAQDIKAMLLEALARGGEIRCSFKNVVEADLSFFQLLTALKRSCEESGRLLTLTADLPPHLSRAACVTNWAAIVAAPGASC, encoded by the coding sequence ATGGATATTGTGTTTCCCAAGCGCTGTATCGTGGAGCATGCCCAGGACATCAAGGCCATGCTGCTGGAGGCCCTGGCCCGGGGCGGTGAAATACGCTGCAGCTTCAAGAACGTGGTCGAAGCGGATCTCTCGTTTTTTCAACTGCTGACGGCCCTGAAACGCAGCTGCGAGGAGTCCGGCCGACTCCTGACCCTGACTGCGGATCTGCCGCCCCACCTGTCCCGCGCCGCCTGCGTCACCAACTGGGCCGCCATTGTCGCGGCGCCGGGCGCCAGCTGCTGA